One genomic region from Bactrocera tryoni isolate S06 chromosome 3, CSIRO_BtryS06_freeze2, whole genome shotgun sequence encodes:
- the LOC120770245 gene encoding probable salivary secreted peptide yields the protein MKPSITSVLFLLVALAGVAFAANSSWGARNSTDILLLRESVVRSPLKNGYQSVNVDFPKSGQTNTRAISAILVIDRFTNSSGAYSSLWSGGVGYRFVSLNLKSQYNRGINSTVEIYGKR from the exons ATGAAGCCGTCAATCACCAGCGTTCTCTTCTTGCTTGTCGCCTTAGCCGGTGTGGCGTTTGCGGCCAATAGCTCGTGGGGTGCACGTAATAGCACGGATATATTATTGTTACGTGAGAGTGTCGTGCGTTCACCGCTTAAAAACGGCTACCAGAGTGTCAACGTGGATTTCCCGAAATCG GGCCAAACCAACACCCGTGCCATTTCGGCTATTCTCGTTATCGATCGTTTTACCAACAGCTCCGGCGCTTATAGCAGCCTTTGGTCCGGCGGTGTCGGCTATCGTTTTGTTTCCCTCAATTTGAAGAGTCAATATAATCGTGGTATTAACTCAACTGTGGAAATTTATGGCAAACGCTAA